A region from the Desulfosoma sp. genome encodes:
- the clpS gene encoding ATP-dependent Clp protease adapter ClpS — protein MSEHDPEYREGLESQLEEEVVEPPMFKVLLHNDDYTTMEFVVEVLEKVFHKTTAEATEIMLHVHRNGVGVCGVYPEEIAETKVEMVHHLARKNGFPLKCTMEQA, from the coding sequence ATGAGCGAACACGATCCTGAATACCGAGAAGGCCTAGAAAGTCAACTGGAAGAGGAAGTGGTCGAACCCCCCATGTTCAAGGTTCTCCTGCACAATGACGATTATACGACCATGGAGTTTGTCGTCGAAGTTTTGGAAAAGGTTTTTCATAAAACCACAGCCGAGGCCACGGAGATCATGTTGCATGTGCACCGAAACGGTGTGGGCGTCTGTGGTGTTTATCCGGAAGAAATTGCGGAAACCAAGGTGGAAATGGTGCACCATTTGGCCCGCAAAAACGGTTTTCCTTTGAAGTGCACCATGGAACAAGCCTGA
- a CDS encoding aspartate kinase, with protein sequence MALVVQKYGGTSVADVERIRSVAKRVVERKKSGDDLVVVLSARAGDTDRLIALAHEMSPHPDPRELDVLLATGEQVTIALFSMAVKDMGFEAISMTGYQAGIITDHQYGHARISWIETLPVVEKLREGKIVVVAGFQGYDDEGNITTLGRGGSDTTAVALAAALKADACEIYTDVEGVYTTDPNVYAKARKLRRISYEEMLEMASMGAKVLHIRSVEFGMKYNVPIWVRSSFTDDPGTLVTQEDADMEKVVVSGITYSKKEARVTVTDVPDVPGMAFKLFHPIAEAGINVDMIIQGSSAVPGRANISFTVPKADYEKTLALAEKVSKEIGAGYVHGNPNIAKVSIIGVGMRSHTGVASVMFNALAKENINIHMISTSEIKISCVIDEKYTELAVRVLHDAFELHKDPSNGIRIGEEK encoded by the coding sequence ATGGCTTTGGTCGTGCAAAAATATGGCGGAACATCCGTCGCCGATGTAGAACGTATTCGTTCGGTGGCGAAACGGGTGGTTGAGCGAAAAAAATCTGGAGACGATTTGGTGGTGGTTCTTTCGGCCCGAGCCGGCGATACGGATCGACTCATTGCTCTGGCGCACGAAATGAGTCCCCACCCGGATCCCCGTGAATTGGATGTGCTCTTGGCCACTGGAGAACAGGTCACCATTGCGCTGTTCAGCATGGCCGTCAAAGACATGGGCTTTGAGGCCATTTCCATGACGGGTTACCAGGCCGGGATCATCACCGATCACCAATATGGGCATGCCAGAATCAGCTGGATTGAAACCCTGCCCGTTGTGGAAAAGCTTCGGGAAGGAAAGATTGTCGTGGTGGCCGGATTTCAGGGCTATGACGATGAGGGCAATATTACCACTCTGGGGCGCGGGGGCTCGGACACCACAGCCGTTGCTCTGGCAGCGGCCTTGAAAGCTGATGCTTGCGAAATCTATACCGATGTGGAAGGTGTTTACACCACGGACCCCAACGTGTATGCCAAAGCCCGCAAGCTTCGACGCATCAGCTACGAAGAAATGCTGGAAATGGCCAGTATGGGCGCCAAGGTTTTGCACATACGTTCTGTGGAATTCGGCATGAAATACAACGTGCCCATTTGGGTGCGCTCATCTTTTACAGACGATCCGGGAACGCTTGTCACCCAGGAGGATGCGGACATGGAAAAGGTCGTGGTCTCAGGGATCACGTACAGCAAGAAAGAAGCACGTGTTACAGTCACCGATGTGCCCGACGTGCCGGGTATGGCTTTCAAATTGTTTCACCCCATTGCGGAAGCCGGTATTAATGTGGATATGATCATTCAAGGAAGCAGCGCAGTGCCGGGTCGCGCCAACATTTCCTTTACGGTGCCCAAGGCCGATTATGAAAAAACATTGGCCTTGGCAGAAAAAGTGTCCAAGGAAATTGGTGCCGGTTATGTGCACGGCAATCCCAACATCGCCAAAGTGTCCATCATCGGTGTGGGAATGCGCAGCCATACGGGCGTGGCCAGTGTCATGTTCAATGCATTGGCCAAGGAAAACATCAACATTCACATGATCAGCACCTCCGAAATTAAGATTTCATGCGTGATCGACGAAAAATATACCGAACTGGCCGTACGAGTCCTGCACGATGCCTTTGAGCTGCATAAGGACCCCAGTAACGGTATCAGGATCGGTGAAGAAAAATAG
- the cobO gene encoding cob(I)yrinic acid a,c-diamide adenosyltransferase — protein sequence MTTRGLLMVFTGDGKGKTTAALGLALRAAGHHMRVLVLQFIKGAWPSGEQTAARALPTVEWVTLGKGFTWRKASPDEDRALAGQGWEKALQAIMSDHYDLVILDELNVVLSHGFLPLADVLEGLRRRSPRCHVVITGRNAPRDLCAMADCVTEMVSLKHHYREQGIKAQKGIEF from the coding sequence ATGACGACCCGAGGCCTCCTGATGGTCTTTACCGGGGACGGCAAGGGAAAAACTACGGCCGCCTTAGGCTTGGCATTGCGCGCTGCAGGCCATCACATGCGTGTGCTGGTCCTCCAGTTCATCAAAGGTGCCTGGCCCTCGGGAGAGCAGACCGCAGCGCGTGCTTTGCCAACGGTTGAATGGGTGACTCTAGGAAAAGGCTTCACCTGGCGAAAGGCCTCTCCAGACGAAGACCGCGCCCTCGCTGGCCAAGGTTGGGAAAAGGCCTTGCAGGCCATCATGTCGGACCATTATGACCTTGTTATTCTTGATGAACTCAATGTGGTGCTTTCCCACGGATTTCTTCCGCTCGCCGATGTCCTTGAAGGTCTGCGGCGAAGATCACCTCGATGTCATGTGGTGATCACCGGCCGAAACGCCCCGAGGGATCTCTGTGCCATGGCCGATTGCGTCACAGAAATGGTGTCACTCAAACACCACTATCGCGAGCAAGGCATCAAAGCTCAAAAAGGCATCGAATTTTAG
- a CDS encoding ABC transporter substrate-binding protein, which produces MKKVKVFLYVGFLLLCAAGCGREPIRLGFSGTLTGPYSDLGIHGRNGARMAVEDVNAAGGIHGRPLELIVVDDTGLPEGAVQADRDLASRGVVAIIGHMTSSLSMAALSVTRENGVPLISPTTSTPLLRGQKDLFFRVYPATDACARSLARWVTGKPQIQTVCTVRDLVNDAYTRPWETTFVEEYEGMAGSVSCRLAYNSLEPSFLKTLTETLSKVKPDAVLFVSSARDTALMVRALAEAEIPTLILSAGWAQTDALLAEVGPLATRLLIAADNPPIDTTERLREFSWRYRKRFGIDPSFAAVRAYDAVNFLATALKEAKGRREQLPDTLSRPRTLDGLSGRIHIDAFGDASGDFYIVAVRNGRFVVLEWMSGGMP; this is translated from the coding sequence GTGAAGAAAGTTAAAGTTTTTCTCTATGTTGGCTTCCTGCTTCTCTGTGCTGCAGGATGCGGCCGTGAACCCATTCGACTGGGCTTTTCGGGAACATTGACAGGACCGTACTCGGACTTGGGTATTCACGGACGCAATGGCGCTCGCATGGCCGTTGAAGACGTGAACGCCGCGGGAGGCATTCACGGGCGTCCCTTGGAACTCATCGTGGTCGACGATACAGGCCTTCCTGAGGGAGCCGTTCAAGCAGATCGAGATCTTGCCTCCCGAGGCGTCGTCGCCATCATCGGTCACATGACCAGTTCCCTTTCCATGGCCGCCCTCTCGGTAACGCGTGAAAACGGAGTGCCTCTGATCTCCCCAACTACGTCCACACCGCTTCTAAGGGGTCAAAAGGACCTTTTTTTCCGTGTGTATCCGGCCACAGATGCTTGTGCTCGAAGCCTCGCCCGCTGGGTAACCGGAAAGCCGCAGATCCAAACAGTATGCACGGTACGAGACCTGGTCAACGACGCCTACACAAGGCCATGGGAGACAACTTTTGTGGAAGAGTACGAGGGTATGGCGGGGAGCGTTTCCTGTCGTCTCGCCTACAACTCCTTGGAACCCTCTTTTCTGAAAACCTTGACGGAGACACTTAGCAAAGTGAAGCCCGATGCCGTGCTTTTTGTCAGCTCCGCTCGGGATACGGCCTTGATGGTGCGCGCTCTTGCTGAAGCCGAAATTCCAACCCTGATCCTCAGTGCCGGGTGGGCGCAAACGGATGCCCTATTGGCTGAAGTGGGACCCCTTGCCACGCGGCTTCTTATCGCTGCGGATAATCCTCCGATCGACACGACCGAGCGCCTTCGTGAGTTTTCTTGGCGATATCGCAAACGTTTCGGCATAGATCCTTCTTTTGCTGCTGTCCGAGCCTACGATGCCGTGAACTTTCTTGCCACAGCTTTAAAAGAAGCTAAGGGCCGTCGAGAGCAACTTCCGGACACCTTGTCGCGTCCTCGAACCCTGGACGGCCTGTCAGGAAGGATTCACATCGACGCGTTTGGAGATGCTTCGGGCGATTTTTACATCGTGGCCGTGAGAAACGGGCGGTTCGTCGTGTTGGAGTGGATGAGCGGAGGCATGCCGTGA
- a CDS encoding PAS domain S-box protein, which yields MNPKPPLRNLVQTYFLKHLFVPLVLLSLLAVSMAALVQLQEISRAQKLFVKTVDRYIAVLLTGAHRTLRNMAFSAEETNKGEQAFLVSSPLEFHGVFVFQGTVENREDMPALPSLPASVDIPLSLFPDLQEWPALSVPYFSARLKTLTLSVLVRADRYVAVGELNLENLERLIRDFLESAPENVVLVLDPFGNVIYHPDPRLMRSQENLSHEPLVKRALSTWQPGFLVGALDHRLMVAYTWRVTPWNWILVVGKPVVETLLPPLLWAVGGVLFLFLAVFSVLIAFKRNIDRIIVQPIMHLKDQWDGFARHKKPDGILKAAEASPFMELQLFANELQRSSQAVLEREKALIAQSSVLHRILESIEDGVIVTDVSGRIVRMNAKAELITGWWCPQALGRPAQRILTIVDSKTKKPVPSLDQLVLASGTPHHLPGYGLLFGADGSLVVVTHSAAPFRDDRGTIQGVVMVLRDATVEYEAQKRLEESERKYRQIMETMDEAYMELEPNGRVSFCNPATLKILACSWEELQKRTYLDFTDEQTAQKMRAFFSEIFASGSSLGLQDFTIHDTQGRRKTVEISAGVRRDEEGRKIGFRVLARDITEKTEALERSRNLERMLAQTQKMESLGTLASGIAHEFNNLLQAMSGYLEMALRRTDPEDPRSRWLSRVQEASFKARDLIRRLLSFARQTEPVPEPMSLNVVVQETLDLLQKSIPRMIEIEKDLEEDLPILAADRLQVEQVIINLIANARDAIGVDNPGTIRVRTRSHKDEKGQVWLRLEVEDTGAGIPEDIRDRIFDPFFTTKGPGKGTGLGLSTVYGIVANHEGRVFCESRPGQGTTFTVDFPVKPWALQEPPLEVEPVPQDHEPVGLGARLLVVDDEPMLLELVQGMLEAEGYKVDTADSGEEALNFLARNNGSVDVLILDLSMPGMGGRRCLEILKAQHPHIPVLVASGDTAHEIFRHPEKFGAGGCIMKPYRLRDLTHALQKLLTEKRGAADKGTDGA from the coding sequence GTGAATCCAAAACCACCACTCCGCAACTTGGTGCAGACTTATTTTCTCAAACACCTTTTTGTCCCGCTGGTACTTTTGTCATTGCTTGCCGTTTCTATGGCCGCTTTGGTGCAACTGCAGGAAATTTCCAGAGCCCAGAAATTGTTTGTCAAAACCGTCGATCGCTACATCGCCGTGCTGCTTACCGGCGCTCATCGCACCTTACGGAACATGGCTTTTTCTGCAGAGGAGACAAACAAGGGCGAGCAGGCGTTCCTTGTCTCTTCACCCCTTGAGTTTCACGGGGTTTTTGTTTTTCAGGGAACGGTGGAAAATCGAGAAGACATGCCGGCGCTTCCGTCCCTACCCGCCTCGGTGGATATTCCTTTATCGCTTTTTCCCGACCTTCAGGAATGGCCCGCCCTGTCTGTTCCCTATTTCAGTGCAAGGTTGAAAACCCTAACCCTTTCGGTTTTGGTCCGTGCCGATCGCTATGTCGCCGTAGGAGAACTGAACTTGGAAAATCTGGAGCGTCTGATTCGAGACTTTTTGGAAAGCGCTCCGGAAAACGTGGTGCTTGTGCTGGATCCGTTCGGAAACGTGATTTATCATCCAGATCCTCGCCTGATGCGCTCCCAGGAAAATCTGAGCCACGAACCTCTCGTGAAGCGAGCCCTTTCCACCTGGCAACCGGGATTCCTTGTGGGTGCTTTAGACCATCGGCTCATGGTCGCCTACACATGGCGGGTGACCCCCTGGAATTGGATCCTCGTCGTGGGTAAGCCTGTCGTGGAGACTCTGTTGCCTCCTCTGCTTTGGGCCGTTGGAGGCGTTCTCTTTTTGTTCTTGGCCGTTTTTAGTGTCTTGATCGCGTTCAAGAGAAACATCGACCGAATCATCGTCCAGCCCATCATGCACCTCAAAGATCAGTGGGATGGCTTTGCGCGACATAAGAAACCCGATGGGATTCTCAAAGCCGCCGAAGCCTCCCCGTTTATGGAATTGCAACTTTTTGCAAACGAACTTCAACGTAGCTCCCAAGCCGTGCTTGAACGTGAAAAAGCTTTGATAGCCCAAAGCAGTGTGCTCCATCGGATTCTGGAATCCATCGAAGACGGAGTGATCGTCACCGACGTGTCGGGACGGATTGTGCGGATGAATGCGAAGGCGGAACTCATCACAGGCTGGTGGTGTCCCCAAGCTTTGGGAAGACCTGCGCAACGGATCCTCACTATTGTGGACAGCAAAACAAAAAAGCCCGTTCCAAGCCTGGATCAACTTGTTCTGGCAAGCGGCACCCCCCATCATCTGCCCGGTTACGGTTTGCTTTTTGGCGCCGACGGATCTCTTGTGGTTGTGACGCACAGTGCGGCACCATTTCGGGATGATCGAGGCACGATTCAAGGTGTGGTCATGGTCTTGAGGGATGCCACGGTGGAATACGAAGCTCAAAAAAGGCTGGAAGAAAGCGAAAGAAAATACCGGCAAATCATGGAAACCATGGATGAGGCCTATATGGAGCTGGAACCGAACGGTCGTGTAAGTTTTTGTAACCCTGCGACATTGAAGATATTGGCATGCTCCTGGGAAGAGCTTCAAAAACGAACCTATCTGGATTTTACAGATGAACAAACGGCCCAAAAAATGCGTGCTTTTTTCTCAGAAATCTTCGCTTCGGGGAGTTCTCTAGGTCTTCAGGACTTCACCATCCATGACACGCAGGGCCGGCGCAAGACGGTGGAAATTTCCGCAGGAGTGCGACGAGATGAAGAGGGACGCAAGATCGGTTTTCGCGTCTTGGCTCGGGATATCACCGAAAAAACCGAAGCCTTGGAGCGAAGCCGAAATCTTGAAAGAATGCTCGCCCAAACCCAGAAAATGGAATCCCTCGGGACGCTGGCCAGCGGTATCGCTCATGAATTCAACAATCTTTTGCAGGCCATGTCCGGCTACTTGGAAATGGCTTTGAGGCGAACGGATCCCGAAGATCCTCGAAGCCGTTGGTTGTCTCGAGTGCAGGAGGCTTCTTTTAAGGCCCGCGATTTGATTCGACGTCTTCTTTCTTTTGCTCGACAAACCGAACCCGTTCCAGAGCCGATGTCCTTGAACGTGGTGGTTCAAGAAACCTTGGATCTTCTCCAAAAGAGTATTCCTCGCATGATTGAAATCGAGAAAGACCTGGAAGAGGATTTGCCTATACTGGCCGCGGATCGTTTGCAAGTGGAACAGGTGATCATCAACTTGATCGCCAATGCTCGAGATGCCATCGGGGTAGACAACCCAGGAACCATTCGCGTGCGGACAAGATCCCATAAAGACGAAAAAGGCCAAGTTTGGCTTCGATTGGAGGTAGAGGACACAGGCGCGGGCATTCCTGAGGACATTCGGGACCGTATCTTCGATCCCTTTTTCACGACCAAAGGGCCCGGAAAAGGCACAGGGTTAGGGCTTTCCACCGTCTATGGTATCGTGGCGAACCATGAGGGACGGGTCTTCTGTGAGAGCCGACCCGGCCAAGGAACCACCTTTACGGTGGACTTTCCTGTGAAACCCTGGGCGCTGCAAGAGCCGCCCCTTGAAGTTGAACCGGTGCCTCAAGACCACGAACCGGTTGGATTGGGTGCGAGGCTTCTTGTTGTGGATGATGAGCCCATGCTTTTGGAGCTCGTTCAAGGCATGTTGGAAGCCGAAGGGTACAAGGTGGACACGGCTGATTCGGGCGAAGAAGCTTTGAATTTTCTGGCTCGAAACAACGGATCCGTCGACGTTCTCATTCTGGACCTCAGCATGCCCGGCATGGGGGGACGACGTTGCCTGGAAATCCTGAAGGCTCAGCACCCCCACATTCCGGTATTGGTCGCCAGCGGGGATACCGCCCATGAAATCTTTCGGCATCCAGAAAAGTTCGGCGCCGGCGGATGCATCATGAAGCCATATCGTCTGCGAGACCTAACGCATGCTTTGCAAAAGCTTCTTACCGAGAAACGTGGTGCCGCCGATAAGGGTACGGATGGAGCATGA
- the aroC gene encoding chorismate synthase yields MAGNTFGRLFRVMTWGESHGPALGAVIDGCPPGIPICEADIQQDLERRRPGKKLTTARKEPDVVRILSGVFEGLTTGTPISLMIENRDVRSRDYEALKDLYRPGHADRTYEQKYGIRDWRGGGRSSGRETVARVAAGAVARKFLAQEGIHVRAGTVALGSVRCDPTDWDEALKNPVFCPNPEAAKAMEEHLQAVKAAGDSVGGIVLVLASGCPAGLGEPVFDKLDARLASALMSIGAVKGVEIGAGFQAASLLGSHHNDPITVNGYASNNAGGVLGGLSTGMDLVVKVAVKPIPSVAVPQKTVTRDGTETTVRIVGRHDVSAIPRIVPVCEAMVLLTLADFMLHPYPYRRHHVSR; encoded by the coding sequence ATGGCAGGGAACACCTTTGGTCGGCTTTTTCGCGTGATGACATGGGGAGAATCCCATGGTCCGGCATTGGGCGCGGTCATAGACGGGTGTCCTCCAGGTATCCCCATTTGTGAAGCCGACATTCAACAGGATCTGGAGCGTCGTCGGCCTGGCAAGAAGCTCACCACAGCCCGCAAGGAACCTGACGTAGTGCGTATCTTATCCGGCGTCTTTGAAGGTTTGACCACAGGCACGCCTATCAGCTTGATGATCGAAAACAGAGATGTTCGCAGCCGAGACTATGAAGCCCTAAAGGACCTGTACCGGCCAGGCCATGCCGATCGCACGTACGAACAAAAGTACGGCATTCGAGATTGGCGTGGAGGAGGGCGCAGCTCGGGACGGGAAACGGTGGCTCGTGTGGCCGCCGGAGCCGTAGCCAGGAAGTTTTTGGCCCAAGAAGGGATTCATGTTCGGGCCGGAACGGTGGCTTTAGGATCTGTCCGCTGTGACCCTACCGATTGGGACGAAGCCCTGAAGAATCCCGTTTTTTGCCCGAATCCTGAAGCTGCAAAGGCCATGGAAGAACATCTTCAAGCTGTTAAGGCTGCCGGGGATTCCGTCGGAGGCATAGTGCTGGTTCTGGCTTCGGGATGCCCGGCAGGCTTGGGAGAACCCGTCTTTGACAAACTAGATGCCCGTTTGGCGTCAGCCCTCATGTCCATTGGAGCGGTTAAAGGTGTGGAGATCGGAGCCGGATTTCAGGCGGCTTCCTTGTTGGGAAGCCATCACAATGACCCGATTACGGTCAATGGATATGCTTCCAACAATGCGGGCGGCGTCCTGGGAGGGCTATCCACAGGCATGGACCTGGTGGTGAAAGTGGCGGTGAAGCCCATTCCGTCTGTGGCAGTGCCTCAAAAAACCGTGACTCGAGATGGAACGGAAACCACCGTGCGCATCGTGGGGCGCCATGATGTGTCCGCCATTCCTCGCATCGTGCCTGTCTGCGAAGCCATGGTCCTCTTGACCTTGGCGGATTTCATGCTCCATCCGTACCCTTATCGGCGGCACCACGTTTCTCGGTAA
- the aat gene encoding leucyl/phenylalanyl-tRNA--protein transferase, translating into MTIFSLNEDLVFPPPELADPDGLLAVGGDLSPRRLLLAYRQGIFPWYAPGTPILWWSPDPRLVLFPQELKISHSLRRVLKKGRFRITFDTAFRAVIEACALVRIRKGEETWLVPEMIEAYHRLHRLGAAHSVEAWQDGRLVGGLYGVSLGRVFFGESMFSLVSDASKVALVHLVERLKALDDAFIDCQVTTGHLKRLGAREIPRSEFLKRLQTAARLPTPPLWLQHPPS; encoded by the coding sequence ATGACGATCTTCAGCCTCAATGAAGACCTGGTGTTTCCACCGCCCGAACTGGCGGATCCTGACGGTCTTTTAGCCGTTGGAGGAGACCTAAGCCCTCGAAGGCTTCTTTTAGCTTATCGTCAGGGCATTTTCCCCTGGTACGCTCCAGGAACCCCCATCCTGTGGTGGTCTCCAGATCCAAGACTTGTGCTCTTTCCCCAAGAATTGAAAATTTCCCACAGCCTTCGCCGCGTGCTGAAAAAAGGTCGGTTTCGCATCACCTTTGATACGGCTTTTCGAGCCGTCATCGAGGCATGTGCTTTGGTGCGCATACGTAAAGGCGAAGAGACCTGGCTTGTGCCGGAGATGATCGAGGCTTACCACCGCCTGCATCGGCTGGGAGCGGCTCACAGTGTGGAAGCTTGGCAGGACGGACGTCTTGTGGGAGGCCTCTATGGTGTGTCCCTGGGCCGTGTCTTTTTCGGCGAATCCATGTTCAGCCTCGTGTCGGATGCGTCCAAAGTGGCTCTGGTCCATCTTGTGGAACGCCTCAAGGCCTTGGACGACGCCTTCATTGACTGCCAGGTCACCACAGGGCATCTCAAACGCCTGGGAGCCCGGGAAATTCCTCGTTCGGAATTCCTGAAACGACTTCAAACCGCTGCACGCTTGCCGACGCCTCCCCTGTGGCTGCAGCATCCGCCCTCTTAA
- the clpA gene encoding ATP-dependent Clp protease ATP-binding subunit ClpA, whose protein sequence is MISRELEMAFSAAVREAKTRRHEFFTLEHILYAILQDSGGAEILYHCGADLDRLKQQLEEFFEHRLERLPQSVERDPIQTLAVQRVLQRAVLHAQGAEKRRVDVGDILAAMFHEESSHAVYFLKTHGVTRLDVLEYISHKISKVGENHMERPGAGLAPRPQKKPEKSSALERFTTNLTEKAAQGLIDPLIGRETEILRTIQILGRRTKNNPIFVGDPGVGKTAIAEGLALKIHRKEVPESFQKAEIYALDMGALLAGTKFRGDFEARLKAVINELRNKPGAILFIDEIHTVVGAGATSGGSMDASNILKPVLASGTIRCIGSTTYEEYKNHFEKDRALSRRFQKIEIHEPSVEETYKILLGLRESYEKHHGVRYTAAALKAAAELSARHINDRYLPDKAIDVMDEAGASLHLKADHRARRVVHVRDIEEVVAKMAKIPPRSVSASDQSRLKHLEEELKRKVFGQDEAIRALTTAIKRSRAGLRVPDRPIGCFLLIGPTGVGKTEVAKQLAAILGIQFLRFDMSEYMEKHAVARLIGAPPGYIGFDQGGLLTDAIRKHPYCVLLMDEIEKAHPDLFSILLQVMDYATLTDNNGKKADFRNVVLLMTSNAGAREMSSSSIGFGTAKEKDDRASKGMKAVEQLFSPEFRNRLDGIIPFAGLDLSIMEKIVDKFLDELNRQVAEKKIVVQLSSKARRWLAEKGYDPAFGARPLARVVQKEIKDPLAEEILFGRLQKGGRVTVLCRDEAGEQENVVVTETMAFVFED, encoded by the coding sequence ATGATCAGCCGGGAATTGGAAATGGCTTTTTCGGCGGCGGTACGCGAGGCGAAGACGCGCCGTCATGAGTTTTTTACTTTGGAACATATTCTTTACGCCATTCTGCAAGACTCAGGAGGCGCCGAGATTCTTTACCATTGCGGTGCGGATTTGGATCGTCTGAAGCAGCAGCTGGAGGAATTCTTTGAACACCGTCTGGAACGCTTGCCTCAGTCGGTGGAAAGGGATCCCATTCAGACGTTGGCGGTCCAGAGGGTCTTGCAAAGAGCGGTATTACATGCGCAGGGGGCGGAAAAACGCCGTGTGGATGTTGGGGACATTCTCGCTGCGATGTTCCATGAGGAAAGTTCGCACGCTGTCTATTTCCTGAAAACGCACGGGGTGACACGCCTTGATGTTTTGGAATACATCTCCCACAAGATATCCAAGGTCGGCGAAAACCACATGGAAAGACCAGGAGCGGGACTGGCTCCGCGACCTCAAAAAAAGCCCGAAAAATCTTCGGCTTTGGAACGATTTACCACCAACCTGACGGAAAAGGCGGCTCAAGGCCTCATCGACCCCCTTATCGGGCGGGAAACGGAAATCCTACGTACCATTCAAATTCTCGGGCGACGCACCAAGAACAATCCTATCTTTGTTGGAGATCCGGGTGTCGGCAAGACGGCCATCGCCGAAGGTTTGGCACTCAAAATTCATCGCAAGGAAGTGCCGGAAAGCTTTCAAAAGGCTGAAATCTATGCCTTAGATATGGGGGCCTTGCTGGCGGGAACCAAATTTCGAGGTGATTTTGAGGCAAGGCTCAAAGCAGTGATCAATGAACTGAGAAACAAACCCGGGGCCATTCTTTTCATCGACGAGATTCACACCGTGGTCGGGGCGGGTGCCACCAGCGGTGGATCCATGGACGCCTCCAACATTCTGAAACCCGTGTTGGCTTCGGGAACCATTCGTTGTATCGGCTCCACGACATACGAAGAATACAAGAACCACTTCGAAAAAGATCGGGCCCTGAGTCGGCGTTTTCAGAAAATCGAAATCCATGAACCTAGTGTCGAAGAGACCTACAAGATTCTTCTGGGGCTTCGAGAATCGTATGAAAAACATCACGGAGTGCGTTATACGGCTGCCGCTCTGAAAGCTGCGGCTGAACTTTCAGCACGACACATCAACGACAGGTATCTTCCGGACAAGGCCATCGATGTCATGGACGAAGCAGGAGCCAGCTTGCACTTGAAGGCCGATCATCGAGCTCGGCGCGTGGTTCATGTCAGAGACATCGAAGAAGTTGTGGCCAAGATGGCCAAGATACCGCCTCGTTCGGTGTCCGCCTCCGATCAGTCACGGCTGAAACATCTGGAAGAGGAGCTGAAACGAAAAGTTTTCGGCCAAGACGAAGCGATTCGAGCCCTTACCACCGCCATCAAAAGATCTAGGGCAGGATTGCGTGTCCCCGATCGTCCCATTGGTTGCTTTCTTTTGATCGGCCCTACGGGTGTGGGAAAGACGGAAGTGGCCAAGCAGTTGGCGGCCATCTTGGGGATTCAATTTTTGCGCTTTGACATGAGCGAATACATGGAAAAACACGCCGTCGCCCGCCTCATTGGTGCTCCACCAGGCTACATCGGCTTTGACCAAGGGGGGCTTCTTACCGACGCCATTCGAAAACATCCGTATTGTGTTCTGCTTATGGACGAAATCGAAAAGGCTCATCCGGACCTCTTCAGTATTCTTTTGCAGGTGATGGATTACGCCACCTTGACGGACAATAATGGAAAGAAAGCCGACTTTCGTAACGTGGTGCTTCTTATGACGTCCAACGCCGGGGCTCGAGAAATGAGCAGTTCTTCTATAGGATTTGGTACGGCTAAGGAAAAGGATGACCGTGCCTCTAAGGGGATGAAGGCCGTCGAACAGCTTTTCAGCCCCGAGTTTCGAAATCGTTTGGACGGAATCATTCCCTTTGCCGGGCTGGATCTTTCTATCATGGAAAAAATCGTGGACAAGTTCTTGGACGAATTGAACCGGCAGGTGGCCGAAAAGAAAATCGTCGTTCAATTGTCTTCAAAGGCTCGGCGATGGTTAGCCGAAAAGGGCTACGACCCGGCTTTCGGAGCCCGCCCCTTGGCTCGCGTGGTGCAAAAGGAAATTAAGGACCCTCTGGCGGAAGAAATCCTTTTCGGTCGCTTGCAGAAAGGCGGCCGAGTGACCGTGCTTTGTCGAGACGAAGCGGGGGAGCAAGAGAATGTGGTGGTGACCGAGACCATGGCTTTCGTCTTCGAGGATTGA